A segment of the Stigmatella aurantiaca genome:
CGGTCCTTCAGCGCCTTGCGCTCGGCGGCCTTGCCCACCGTGAGGCTCAGGTCGTCGATGTCCTCGAAGGGCTTGGTGAGGTAGTCGTACGCGCCGGCCTTCACCGCCTCCACCGCCGTCTCCACCGTGGCGTAGGCGGTCATCATGATGACCTCCACGTCCGGCCGCTCGGCCTTGATGGCCTTGAGCAGGTCCATGCCGGACAGGTGGGGCATGTTGATGTCCAGCACCGCCACGTCGATGGACGGATCCTTCGCCGCCGTCAGCCCTTCCACCGCATCGTCGATGGCGACGATGGGGTACCCCTCGCGCTGGAGAATCGAGGTGACGGCCTTGAGGACTACGGGGTCATCGTCCACCACGAGGATCTTGGCGCGTTTGGGCTGGTTCACGGCAACCTCTCAAGCTGCAGCGGGATAGGAAGAAAAACGGTGAAACGGGAGCCATGGCCGACCTGGGTGTCGACCTGGAAGACGCCGCCATGGTCCTGCACAATGCGGTAAGCAATGGACAGGCCAAGGCCTGTGCCCTCGCCAGGCGGCTTGGTGGTGAAGGACGGTTCGAAGATGCGCGGCAGGTGGCGCTCCTCGATGCCGGTGCCCGAGTCGGAGACGGCCAAGAAGCACCGGTCCCCCTCGCGCCCCGTGTCGATCTTCAAGGTGCCCTCGGCGCCCGGGAGCGCCTGGAGGCCGTTCTGCAGGAGGTTGAGCACCACCTGGGACAGCTGCGCCGGGTCCCCGAAGAGCTTCGGCAGCCCAGCGGCCAGGTTCAGCTCCAGCGTCACCCGGGGGTTGGACTTGAGCTGGGCCTTGAAGAGCACCGCCGCGTCCTCCACGCACTTGGACAGCTCGAAGTGGCGGCGGTCCTCCACCTTGGAGTGGCGGCTGAACTTCAGCAGGCTCTCGACGATGCGCTTGCAGCGCAGCGCGCTCTCCTCGATGAGATCCAACGACTCGCGGTCCGCCTCGGAGCGGCCCAGGTCGCGCTTCATCAGCTGCGCGAACGCGAGGATGCCGCCCAGCGGGTTGTTGATTTCATGCGCCACGCCGCCCGCGAGCTGCCCCACCGCCGCCATCTTCTCCGTCTCGATGAGCCGCTTGGTGAGCGAGTACTCCTCGGTGACGTCCCGGTAGGTGCACACCACCCGGCCCTCGCCGGGCATGGGGTAGGCGGCCACCACGAAGGTGCGCCCCTTCTGCTGAATCTCCGAGCGCGCGCCCTTGCCCGTCTCGAGCGCGGAGGGCAGCGGGCAGCCGATGCA
Coding sequences within it:
- a CDS encoding ATP-binding protein is translated as MGLAHTQEAGARGRLLLVDDEENILKSIRRVLRRGDWDIETATDAEEGLKRLEQFLPQVVISDFRMPGMNGVEFLARVKEQVPRAQRIMLTGQADQTAIEEAINRSEIFRFISKPWNDSHLVLTVKSAFEQYALLAENERLHRMTQDQNAELKRLNADLEARVETRTLMLSQAKRDWEQTFDCIETPLAVMQGTDYTVRRANLAYLKVAASGDGATASAVNCFQYLFGRDSPCIGCPLPSALETGKGARSEIQQKGRTFVVAAYPMPGEGRVVCTYRDVTEEYSLTKRLIETEKMAAVGQLAGGVAHEINNPLGGILAFAQLMKRDLGRSEADRESLDLIEESALRCKRIVESLLKFSRHSKVEDRRHFELSKCVEDAAVLFKAQLKSNPRVTLELNLAAGLPKLFGDPAQLSQVVLNLLQNGLQALPGAEGTLKIDTGREGDRCFLAVSDSGTGIEERHLPRIFEPSFTTKPPGEGTGLGLSIAYRIVQDHGGVFQVDTQVGHGSRFTVFLPIPLQLERLP